In the Orenia marismortui DSM 5156 genome, one interval contains:
- the mraY gene encoding phospho-N-acetylmuramoyl-pentapeptide-transferase produces MVDLIFAASISLVISLLTGPILINWFRRLKFGQNIREVGPKSHLKKAGTPTMGGIIILLSVVVATLTISKLNSRVILALFVMLGYGFLGLLDDAINIITNKNEGLNPKQKLFGQIIIAVVLAFVALKKLEIGTAILIPYLHTSIDLGVLFIPFIVTVVVGTSNAVNLTDGLDGLASGVTIIVAITYTYILYQFAYLNLAIFTIAIAGACLGFAWFNSYPAQVFMGDTGSLALGGALASLAVITKTELFLFIIGGVYVIEAISVMMQVSYFKLTGGKRIFKMTPIHHHFEKSGWSESKIVIRFWIIAIMLSLIGLLGFAKLS; encoded by the coding sequence GTGGTTGACTTAATATTTGCAGCTTCCATATCTTTGGTTATTAGTTTATTAACTGGTCCAATATTAATTAATTGGTTTAGAAGATTGAAATTTGGCCAAAATATTAGAGAAGTTGGACCAAAAAGTCATTTGAAAAAAGCTGGTACTCCTACTATGGGTGGGATTATTATTCTTTTGTCTGTAGTAGTTGCTACATTAACCATTAGTAAGTTGAACTCTAGGGTTATTTTAGCTTTGTTTGTAATGCTAGGATATGGATTTTTGGGATTATTGGATGATGCAATTAATATAATTACCAATAAGAATGAAGGGTTAAATCCTAAACAGAAATTGTTTGGACAGATTATAATTGCTGTTGTTTTGGCATTTGTAGCATTAAAAAAGTTAGAGATAGGAACTGCTATTTTAATTCCTTATTTACATACAAGCATTGATTTGGGAGTGTTATTTATACCTTTTATAGTTACTGTTGTAGTTGGAACTTCTAATGCAGTTAATTTAACTGATGGATTAGATGGATTAGCTTCAGGAGTTACAATTATTGTAGCTATTACTTATACTTATATCTTGTATCAATTTGCTTATTTGAATCTAGCTATTTTTACTATAGCTATTGCTGGGGCTTGTTTAGGATTTGCCTGGTTTAACAGTTATCCTGCACAAGTTTTTATGGGAGATACGGGTTCTTTGGCATTAGGTGGAGCTTTGGCTAGCCTTGCAGTAATAACAAAAACAGAACTTTTTTTATTTATTATTGGTGGAGTATATGTTATAGAAGCTATATCAGTAATGATGCAAGTTAGTTATTTTAAACTAACAGGGGGTAAAAGAATATTTAAAATGACTCCAATTCACCACCATTTTGAAAAGAGTGGGTGGAGTGAATCTAAAATAGTTATTAGGTTTTGGATTATAGCAATTATGTTATCTTTAATTGGCTTGTTAGGCTTTGCTAAGTTAAGTTAA
- the murD gene encoding UDP-N-acetylmuramoyl-L-alanine--D-glutamate ligase — MELEGKLVTVIGLGKRTGVETVKFLDKQGAKVIVSDTKSKLELEEEIKLLQNYKVKFDLGGHTVDLILESDLIIISPGVPIDIPILCQARDKGIEIISEIELAYKFCKAPIIAITGTNGKTTTTTLIGEIFKSTGRKTVVGGNIGRALIRDLPYLNEDATVIAEISSFQLEGIRDFRPKISLFLNITPDHLDRHGSFKEYIKAKRKLLMNQNKGDYIILNYDDPIVRGFADNTDAKVIFFSQQEKLESGIYLEADKIIADLRGVKEEIIDIKQLGIKGPHNLENALGAVAVSLLMNIEKEMLIKILKEFTGVEHRIEEVAVIEGVKYINDSKGTNPIAAIKAIETFEPPITLIAGGKDKGSDFSDLAEVIVDKVEAVVLLGETAESIKNSLTKLAYNNIYPVETIQEAVKVSSDLAAGEGIVLLSPACASWDMFNNYEERGEKFKEAVREIHSL, encoded by the coding sequence ATGGAATTAGAAGGTAAGTTGGTTACAGTTATAGGCTTAGGTAAAAGAACTGGAGTAGAAACAGTTAAATTTTTAGATAAACAAGGAGCTAAAGTTATAGTTAGTGATACAAAATCTAAATTAGAGTTAGAAGAAGAAATCAAATTATTGCAGAACTATAAAGTGAAATTTGATTTAGGAGGACATACTGTAGATTTAATTCTAGAATCTGATTTGATTATTATAAGCCCTGGAGTTCCCATAGATATTCCTATTTTATGCCAAGCTAGAGATAAGGGAATAGAAATAATTAGTGAAATAGAATTGGCTTATAAATTTTGTAAGGCTCCTATTATAGCTATTACCGGTACTAATGGTAAGACTACAACTACAACTTTGATTGGTGAAATATTCAAGTCTACTGGTAGGAAAACAGTGGTTGGTGGGAATATAGGTAGAGCTTTAATTCGAGATCTTCCATATTTAAATGAGGATGCTACAGTAATAGCAGAGATTAGTTCTTTTCAATTAGAGGGGATTAGAGATTTTAGACCAAAGATTAGTCTATTCTTAAATATTACACCAGATCATCTAGATAGGCATGGTAGCTTTAAAGAGTATATTAAAGCCAAAAGAAAACTACTTATGAATCAAAATAAAGGAGATTATATAATTTTGAATTATGATGATCCTATAGTTAGAGGTTTTGCTGATAATACAGATGCAAAGGTTATTTTTTTCAGCCAGCAAGAAAAATTAGAAAGCGGAATTTATTTAGAAGCTGATAAGATCATTGCTGATCTAAGAGGGGTTAAAGAAGAAATTATTGATATTAAGCAGTTAGGTATAAAAGGTCCCCACAATTTAGAAAATGCTTTAGGAGCAGTAGCGGTATCCTTATTAATGAATATAGAAAAAGAAATGTTAATAAAGATATTAAAAGAGTTTACTGGAGTAGAGCATAGGATTGAAGAGGTTGCTGTTATTGAAGGAGTAAAATATATTAATGACTCTAAAGGAACAAATCCTATAGCTGCAATTAAAGCAATAGAGACTTTTGAACCGCCTATAACTTTAATAGCAGGTGGGAAAGATAAAGGATCTGATTTTTCTGATTTGGCTGAGGTTATAGTTGACAAGGTTGAAGCGGTAGTACTACTGGGAGAAACTGCGGAAAGTATAAAAAATAGTCTTACTAAATTAGCTTATAATAATATATATCCTGTAGAAACTATTCAAGAAGCAGTTAAAGTATCCTCTGATTTAGCAGCTGGAGAAGGAATTGTATTATTATCACCTGCTTGTGCAAGCTGGGATATGTTTAATAATTATGAAGAAAGAGGAGAGAAATTTAAAGAAGCAGTAAGAGAAATTCATAGTTTATAA
- the murG gene encoding undecaprenyldiphospho-muramoylpentapeptide beta-N-acetylglucosaminyltransferase — protein sequence MKVLISGGGTGGHIYPGLAIAKGLEDKFDNTDILFVGTEKGLESDIIPKEGYDLKTITVEGLPRKISLKLFKSFLKTGLGILESRSIIKSFKPDIVIGTGGYVCGPVVLTASLRKIPTLIHEQNAYPGITNRLLARFVDKVALSNGDAKKYFHSEEKTILTGNPVRLEILKKTKKEALKELGINGDKKLILVFGGSRGAESINRSVIELYDKIKDLDLQLLHITGKKGYESVIQKAESMGIKGVEVGDIIIKPYLYNMSAALAVADLVISRAGATGLAEITACGIPAILIPYPYASENHQEYNARSLENNGAAKVILDNELTGKKLYDLVSTLFQDENKLLIMSRASKNLGKPEALDNLVKIIRNLTM from the coding sequence ATGAAAGTATTAATTTCTGGTGGGGGAACAGGAGGACATATATATCCTGGATTAGCGATAGCTAAAGGACTGGAAGATAAGTTTGATAATACTGATATTTTATTTGTAGGAACAGAGAAAGGATTAGAGTCTGATATTATTCCTAAAGAGGGTTATGATTTAAAGACTATAACTGTAGAAGGTCTTCCTAGAAAAATATCTTTAAAATTATTCAAATCATTTTTAAAGACTGGATTAGGAATATTAGAATCTAGAAGTATAATTAAGAGTTTTAAACCTGATATTGTAATTGGTACTGGTGGATATGTTTGTGGACCTGTTGTTTTAACAGCTTCTCTTAGAAAAATTCCTACTTTGATTCATGAACAGAATGCTTACCCTGGTATAACTAATAGATTATTGGCAAGATTTGTAGATAAGGTTGCTTTGAGTAATGGTGATGCTAAAAAGTATTTTCATAGTGAGGAAAAGACTATTTTAACTGGTAATCCAGTTAGATTAGAGATTTTGAAAAAAACTAAAAAAGAAGCTCTTAAGGAATTGGGAATTAACGGAGATAAGAAATTAATTTTAGTTTTTGGGGGTAGTAGAGGTGCTGAAAGTATTAATCGATCTGTTATAGAATTGTATGATAAAATTAAGGATCTAGACTTGCAATTATTGCATATTACAGGCAAAAAAGGCTATGAAAGTGTTATACAAAAAGCAGAAAGTATGGGAATAAAGGGTGTGGAAGTTGGGGATATTATAATTAAACCCTATTTATACAACATGTCTGCTGCTTTGGCTGTTGCTGATCTTGTTATATCACGCGCTGGAGCAACAGGGTTAGCTGAAATAACGGCTTGTGGTATTCCGGCAATTTTAATTCCTTATCCTTATGCATCTGAGAATCATCAAGAGTATAATGCGCGTTCTTTAGAAAATAACGGTGCTGCCAAAGTTATTTTAGATAATGAATTAACAGGAAAGAAGTTATATGATCTAGTGAGTACTTTATTCCAAGATGAAAATAAGTTATTAATTATGTCTAGGGCTAGTAAAAATCTAGGGAAGCCAGAAGCTCTTGATAATTTAGTTAAGATTATTAGAAATTTGACAATGTAA
- a CDS encoding UDP-N-acetylmuramoyl-tripeptide--D-alanyl-D-alanine ligase codes for MEPLTLAEISKAVSGEVINNRKLKVDKISIDSRTIEEASLFIAIEGDNFDGHNFLEAAISKGAIAAIVSQNQKLDLDIPLVKVYDTTKALQDLACYYRSKFDIPVVAVTGSTGKTTTKDMIASVLQTKYKTLKTEGNFNNEIGLPLTLFRLDNSYEAVVVEMGMRGLGQISELAEIALPNLGVITNVGLTHIELLGTVDNIAQAKSELIIALNKDGIAILNGDDNRVRKMEELTQSKVIKYGLDKDNDVKAGKIKKSDDSISFELIIEEKGYKDIINLAVPGEYNVYNSLAAITVAISLDIPLADIKTGLSNLNLSKMRNQIIVSESGYKIINDTYNANPTSMKAALNTLKDIAKENKIAVLGDMLELGDLAIEEHIKLGELVAEMNIEYLFSFGKLARKVAKGAKQNGMDKSRIFIYEDKDKLIRKLLEIVSNGDTILVKGSRGMKLEEVSQVLSDN; via the coding sequence ATGGAACCATTAACTTTAGCTGAGATATCTAAGGCTGTTTCTGGTGAGGTAATAAATAATCGAAAGCTTAAAGTAGATAAGATATCTATTGATAGTAGAACTATAGAGGAAGCTTCTTTATTTATTGCTATAGAAGGTGATAATTTTGATGGACATAATTTTCTAGAAGCTGCGATTAGTAAAGGTGCTATTGCAGCAATAGTTTCTCAAAATCAGAAATTAGATTTAGATATTCCTTTAGTTAAGGTATATGATACAACTAAAGCCTTACAAGATTTGGCCTGTTATTATCGCAGTAAATTTGATATTCCCGTAGTAGCTGTTACAGGAAGTACAGGAAAGACAACTACAAAGGATATGATTGCTTCTGTATTACAGACAAAGTATAAGACTTTAAAGACAGAAGGTAATTTTAATAATGAAATAGGTTTACCACTGACATTATTTAGACTAGATAATAGTTATGAAGCAGTAGTTGTTGAAATGGGTATGAGAGGTTTAGGGCAGATATCAGAGCTAGCAGAGATTGCTCTTCCCAACCTAGGGGTTATTACCAATGTTGGGCTTACTCATATTGAACTTTTAGGGACAGTGGACAATATAGCTCAGGCTAAATCGGAATTAATTATTGCTCTTAATAAAGATGGCATAGCTATTTTGAACGGTGATGATAATAGGGTTAGAAAGATGGAAGAGTTAACTCAGTCTAAGGTGATTAAGTATGGTTTAGACAAAGATAACGATGTGAAAGCAGGAAAGATTAAGAAATCAGATGATAGTATCTCTTTTGAACTAATTATAGAAGAAAAAGGATATAAAGATATTATTAATTTAGCAGTTCCAGGTGAATATAATGTATATAATTCTTTAGCTGCTATTACTGTAGCTATTAGTTTAGATATTCCTTTGGCAGATATAAAAACTGGACTATCTAATCTTAATTTGAGTAAAATGCGTAACCAAATTATAGTTAGTGAGTCAGGATATAAAATTATAAATGATACTTACAATGCTAACCCCACCTCAATGAAAGCTGCGTTAAACACTTTAAAGGATATAGCTAAGGAAAATAAAATAGCGGTTTTGGGAGATATGTTAGAGTTAGGAGATTTAGCTATAGAAGAGCATATTAAATTAGGTGAACTAGTTGCAGAAATGAATATTGAATATTTGTTTTCTTTTGGTAAGTTAGCAAGAAAAGTTGCCAAAGGGGCTAAGCAAAATGGAATGGATAAATCTAGGATATTTATTTATGAAGATAAAGATAAATTGATTAGAAAATTATTGGAGATTGTAAGTAATGGTGATACAATTTTAGTAAAGGGTTCACGAGGCATGAAGCTTGAAGAGGTTTCACAAGTATTATCTGACAATTAA
- a CDS encoding UDP-N-acetylmuramoyl-L-alanyl-D-glutamate--2,6-diaminopimelate ligase, producing MIKLGDLVKVLGIERDEKNFDIDISGIAYDSRKVQKGCLFVAITGFKEDGHRFIESAINNGASAIIVEKDVKVSSIPVIKVDDSRKALAKLSAKFYNYPSKDLTVIGVTGTNGKTTTTYLIDSILKKLGINTGLIGTIKNKIGDKEENASRTTPESLDLQRIFSEMLESEVTHVVMEVSSHALELDRVLEVDFDRQVFTNLSQDHLDFHQSFEDYLKAKTKLFQLNENPSIINIDDKRSEYIIQESLGEVLSYGLNNKADIMAENIQVTQKGVSYKLKLGDKSIDTKLNLTGRFNVYNSLAAIGTVYSLGYGLKEIAAGLEEIEGVPGRFQIIDEGQQFGVIVDYAHTPDGMENVLNTAAEFTKGRKIVVFGCGGDRDRKKRPIMGRIGGTLGDFAIVTSDNPRSEKPMEIINEIEVGIKNEGKEEGKDYIIIEDRATAIKKAIDLANPEDIVIIVGKGHETYQILKDKTIDFDDREVARDAIRARGES from the coding sequence ATGATTAAATTAGGAGATCTAGTTAAAGTATTAGGAATTGAAAGAGATGAAAAAAATTTTGATATAGATATTTCTGGTATAGCTTATGATTCTAGAAAGGTGCAAAAGGGTTGTTTGTTTGTAGCAATAACTGGTTTTAAAGAGGATGGACATAGGTTTATAGAATCGGCTATTAATAATGGTGCCAGTGCTATTATTGTTGAGAAGGATGTTAAGGTGTCTAGCATACCTGTAATAAAAGTAGATGATTCTAGAAAGGCATTAGCTAAACTAAGTGCTAAATTTTATAATTATCCTTCTAAAGATTTAACAGTGATTGGAGTAACAGGTACTAATGGTAAGACGACTACAACTTATTTGATTGATTCTATATTAAAAAAATTGGGTATTAATACAGGGTTAATTGGTACTATTAAGAATAAAATAGGAGATAAAGAAGAGAATGCTAGTCGAACAACCCCTGAATCTTTGGATTTGCAACGAATTTTTTCTGAAATGTTAGAGTCAGAGGTTACCCATGTAGTAATGGAAGTATCTTCACATGCTTTAGAATTAGATAGGGTTTTAGAAGTGGATTTCGATAGGCAGGTATTTACTAATTTAAGCCAAGATCATTTAGATTTTCATCAATCTTTTGAAGATTACTTAAAAGCTAAGACGAAGCTATTTCAGTTGAATGAGAATCCTTCTATTATTAATATTGATGATAAAAGAAGTGAATATATTATTCAAGAATCTTTAGGAGAGGTTTTAAGTTATGGACTTAATAATAAAGCAGATATTATGGCAGAGAATATTCAAGTAACTCAAAAGGGTGTAAGTTATAAATTAAAACTAGGAGACAAAAGTATAGATACTAAATTGAATTTAACAGGACGTTTTAATGTTTATAATTCTTTAGCAGCAATAGGAACAGTTTATAGCTTAGGATATGGCTTAAAAGAGATTGCTGCAGGGTTAGAAGAGATTGAAGGTGTGCCTGGAAGGTTTCAGATTATAGATGAAGGCCAACAATTTGGGGTTATAGTTGATTATGCCCATACACCAGATGGTATGGAAAATGTTTTAAATACTGCTGCAGAATTCACTAAAGGTCGTAAAATAGTAGTTTTTGGTTGTGGAGGAGACCGTGATAGAAAGAAAAGACCTATTATGGGACGTATAGGGGGGACTTTGGGTGATTTTGCTATTGTTACTTCTGACAATCCACGTAGTGAAAAACCGATGGAGATTATTAATGAGATTGAGGTTGGAATTAAGAATGAAGGTAAAGAAGAGGGTAAAGATTATATAATTATTGAAGATAGAGCCACTGCTATTAAGAAGGCAATTGATTTGGCTAATCCAGAAGATATAGTTATTATTGTAGGAAAAGGACATGAAACTTATCAGATTCTTAAAGATAAAACAATTGATTTTGATGACAGAGAAGTAGCTAGAGATGCTATTAGGGCAAGAGGTGAAAGTTAA
- the murB gene encoding UDP-N-acetylmuramate dehydrogenase has product MRIEYKEEISEFIKGQVLFNEPLKKYTSFKIGGPAEILVIPENYKELQKLLTYLYKNKLSYYCIGNGSNLLISDKGISNIVIRLPKKDSRIDFVGNRLISDASVSLPLLANKASKMGLSGLEFAAGLPATLGGAIVMNAGIGDLRSIGDLIVNLKSLLPTGEIKDYNRDELLFAYRKSRFQDSKEIIIQAELDLIPRDAEDIKAETLKLLKKRKTTQPLSHPNAGCIFKNPVNDSAGRLIDKAGCKGLRVGDAQVSTKHANFIINLGNATARNVLELIEQVKKIVFDKFGVNLIPEIIYLG; this is encoded by the coding sequence ATGAGAATAGAATATAAAGAAGAGATATCAGAATTCATAAAAGGACAGGTATTATTTAATGAACCATTAAAGAAATATACTTCATTTAAAATTGGCGGCCCTGCTGAAATATTGGTTATTCCTGAGAATTATAAAGAATTACAAAAATTACTTACATATCTTTATAAAAATAAACTTTCGTACTACTGTATTGGAAATGGAAGTAATCTGTTAATTAGTGATAAAGGTATTTCAAATATTGTTATTAGATTACCCAAAAAAGATTCTAGGATAGATTTTGTTGGTAATAGACTAATATCTGATGCCAGTGTTAGTCTCCCGTTGTTAGCTAATAAAGCATCTAAGATGGGTTTGAGTGGTTTAGAGTTTGCAGCTGGATTACCAGCTACTTTGGGTGGGGCAATTGTTATGAATGCAGGTATAGGTGATTTAAGGTCAATAGGTGATTTAATTGTCAATCTAAAATCATTACTTCCAACTGGAGAAATAAAAGATTATAATAGAGATGAACTATTATTTGCTTATAGAAAAAGCAGATTTCAAGATAGTAAAGAGATTATAATTCAAGCAGAATTAGATTTAATTCCCAGAGATGCTGAAGATATAAAAGCAGAAACATTAAAGCTTTTAAAAAAGCGAAAGACTACACAACCTCTGTCACATCCTAATGCAGGTTGTATCTTTAAAAATCCTGTCAATGATTCAGCAGGAAGACTGATTGATAAAGCTGGTTGTAAAGGTTTAAGAGTTGGCGATGCCCAAGTCTCTACTAAACATGCTAACTTTATTATAAATTTAGGAAATGCTACTGCAAGAAATGTTTTAGAGTTAATTGAACAAGTTAAAAAAATAGTTTTTGATAAATTTGGTGTTAATTTGATACCAGAAATTATTTATTTAGGTTAG
- the spoVE gene encoding stage V sporulation protein E produces the protein MYRKAPDFIIFFVIVTLLGIGVVMVFSSTSISAYQRYDDSFYFLKRQLLWSIIGIGVMIFFMKFDYHRYIKWSPKILMGSMLLLILVLVPGVGKNVKGSTRWIDLGPLPPLQVSEIAKVSMVIYMSRYLSLKNKRIKSFWKGLFPPLLILGVVFALILAEPDLGTAVTIGATVMVMFVAAGAKWRHLIGLGSLSIPGIFFMIITEPYRLKRLLSFLDPWKDPLGSGFHIIQSLYALGSGGLFGAGLGRSRQKFFYLPEPGTDFIFSVLGEELGFVGTFTVIALYFLFAWRGLQIALKSEDLFGCMLAIGITTMITLQAIINMAVVSGSMPVTGITLPFISYGGSSLVFMLAGVGILLNVSRFTTD, from the coding sequence ATGTATCGTAAAGCTCCTGATTTTATAATTTTTTTTGTAATAGTAACTTTATTAGGTATTGGAGTAGTAATGGTCTTTAGTTCTACTTCAATTTCAGCTTATCAAAGGTATGATGATAGTTTTTATTTCTTAAAGCGGCAGTTGCTTTGGTCAATTATTGGGATAGGTGTAATGATATTTTTTATGAAGTTTGATTATCATAGATATATCAAATGGTCTCCTAAAATTTTAATGGGGAGTATGTTATTATTGATTTTGGTTTTAGTTCCCGGAGTAGGGAAAAATGTAAAAGGATCTACTAGATGGATTGATTTAGGGCCTTTACCTCCATTACAAGTATCTGAGATAGCTAAAGTATCAATGGTTATTTATATGTCTCGGTATTTGTCTTTAAAGAATAAACGGATTAAAAGTTTTTGGAAGGGATTATTTCCTCCTTTACTTATATTGGGAGTTGTGTTTGCTTTGATTTTAGCTGAGCCTGATTTGGGAACAGCAGTAACTATAGGTGCAACGGTTATGGTAATGTTTGTTGCTGCTGGAGCGAAATGGAGACATTTAATAGGTTTGGGTTCATTGAGTATTCCTGGGATATTTTTTATGATTATTACTGAACCTTATCGTTTAAAAAGATTATTATCATTTTTAGATCCTTGGAAAGACCCTTTAGGTTCTGGTTTTCATATTATACAATCTTTATATGCATTAGGGTCAGGGGGATTATTTGGAGCAGGCTTAGGAAGAAGTAGACAGAAATTCTTTTACCTTCCTGAACCAGGAACAGATTTTATCTTTTCAGTTTTAGGTGAGGAACTTGGTTTTGTAGGTACATTTACTGTTATAGCTCTTTACTTTTTATTTGCATGGAGAGGATTACAGATTGCTTTAAAATCAGAAGATTTATTTGGGTGCATGTTAGCGATAGGTATTACAACTATGATTACCTTACAGGCTATTATTAATATGGCTGTAGTGAGTGGATCAATGCCTGTTACAGGAATAACCTTACCTTTTATTAGTTATGGTGGTTCTTCCTTAGTATTTATGTTAGCTGGTGTAGGTATCTTATTGAATGTATCTAGATTTACTACAGATTAG